Within the Miscanthus floridulus cultivar M001 chromosome 2, ASM1932011v1, whole genome shotgun sequence genome, the region GAGCCCGAACTTGCCGATGATGTTGTTGAAGGTACGGTGCGCCAACCATTGAGCGTAGTTGGGAGCGGGGATGTTGAGGAATGAGGATGACGGGCACGTGCGACTTGATGTTGACTATATGAAACACAGGCTGGAGGAGACGGGATAGGGACGACATCATCGGCGTCGATGGAAGAGCAGGAAGACGAGTCGTGAATCAAGGGGTCAAGCTCGATCGAAGAGGGGATTGTTGTCCACGGGCAGCAGAGGACAGCAGGTGGCGAGAGGCAGAAAATAGGATCACACCATGCTAACTGATCACCATGAAAGAGAGATTATAGAGGCAACAACACATTGTAAGCAGCACGACGTGGGCAGCGTCGTGGCTGACCGTGGTGTGGACTGGACTGGACGCGCGGGAAAACTGTCTAACAGAAAACAACTGAACTATGCTATGCTTCAACAGATAGGTCCATTGTGCAAATCATTGCAAGGGCAAATAAACTTCAACATTATTCAAGGACAAATGATGATGAAATGttagaagaaaagaaataactACGCATCACCCTGTTCCAGGCTGCAGCAGGAGCGCGTGGAATCTCACACGTACGTGTCAGTCAAGCTCGGACAGGGGCAGCCAGTCGTCAGGCACCGGCTGGTCGTCCTGCTCTCGCTCCAGAATCCACCTCCCGGACGCGTCGCGCCTTAGCCCCTTGTTTGCCGGCGCCGGCGTGTACCACCACTCCGGGATAGGATGTCTTGTTCACCAGCGCCACGTCTCGGGACGCTCAGCACTGACGGCACGACGTCGTGCCTGACGACGACGCGCAGAGCCCTGACGCCGCGCGACGTGACACCGTCGCAGAACGCCCTGTTACCGACGCACGGGGCTCCGAAGGTGACGGCGCTGACGTGCACGTCCGGGTGCGCCACGGCGGCGTCCTGCGTGGCGAGCATGGCCAGCGCACCCCCGAGGCTGTGGCCCGTGACTGTCACCCGCACCTCCTCGCCGCGCGCACGGAAGTGGGTGACCAACCGCGCGAGCTCCTCGGTGGACGTAGCCCATCCAGTTGGCGCGGCCTTCCCAGGCATCCTCGTGGAGCGGGACATCGACGTCGCTGGTGGCGTATAGGAAGGCGGTGGCGACGTAGCCGTGGCCCGCGAGGCCCAGCACCGGGAGCAGGCGGCGGAGGTCGTGGACGCAGGTGCCGCA harbors:
- the LOC136537345 gene encoding phospholipase A1-Igamma1, chloroplastic-like — translated: MPAFATLLHLTGDDAAKSESHPIITDGRAGADAFARRRDWSALLDPLDAGLRDELLKYGDLMQATYDASDRRHWSPHCGTCVHDLRRLLPVLGLAGHGYVATAFLYATSDVDELARLVTHFRARGEEVRVTVTGHSLGGALAMLATQDAAVAHPDVHVSAVTFGAPCVGNRAFCDGVTSRGVRALRVVVRHDVVPHPIPEWWYTPAPANKGLRRDASGRWILEREQDDQPVPDDWLPLSELD